A stretch of the Rosa rugosa chromosome 5, drRosRugo1.1, whole genome shotgun sequence genome encodes the following:
- the LOC133708705 gene encoding heavy metal-associated isoprenylated plant protein 27-like — protein MVYILQPNHAFFGSISSLPMGFLSKVSELRARARSHKKLKKNKQLQTVEIKVKMDCEGCEIRVKKSVEGMKGVTSVEVDPKQSKLTVIGYVDPNKVLHRVRHRTGKKADLWPYVPYDFVKHSWAPGAYDRKAPPGYVRNLLNDPD, from the exons ATGGTCTATATCTTGCAGCCAAATCATGCTTTTTTTGGGAGTATCTCAAGCTTGCCAATGGGTTTTCTCAGTAAAGTCTCCGAGCTCCGTGCTAGGGCTCGGAGTCATAAAAAGCTCAAGAAGAACAAGCAGCTACAG ACTGTGGAGATAAAAGTGAAGATGGACTGCGAAGGTTGCGAGATAAgagtgaagaaatcagtggaAGGCATGAAAGGAGTCACAAGTGTTGAAGTGGATCCCAAGCAAAGCAAGCTCACTGTTATTGGCTATGTGGACCCCAACAAGGTGTTGCATCGTGTCAGGCATCGAACGGGGAAGAAGGCGGATCTGTGGCCGTATGTACCATACGACTTCGTCAAGCATTCATGGGCTCCCGGGGCTTATGATAGGAAGGCACCACCTGGGTACGTGAGGAACTTGCTGAATGACCCTgactag
- the LOC133708703 gene encoding uncharacterized protein LOC133708703, with product MDIVESIQDLPVQDPPVEEFSSADLIWTKFGNSENHDDAALIPYDRVDEFIIGECSNLECPTRFHIERGRKRKKGSLKEYADDEYLEYKLYWCSFGPENYGEGGGILPSRRYRLNTRNRAARPQSMRGCTCNFVVKRLYARPSLALLIYHQRRHVNKSGFVCHGPLDGDAIGPGAKTVPYICNEIQQQTMSMIYLGVPEENILEKHIEGIERYCASNAKVNSLASQYVHKLGMIIQRSTHELDLDDQASIRMWVERNKKSIFIHQDTSETDPFILGIQTEWQLQQLIRFGHRSLIAIDSTFGIKRLKYPLCTLLVFDSRQHALPVAWIITRSFSKPDVSKWMTALLGRARSVEPGWRASGFLIDDAAAETDPIRDIFGCPVLFSLWRVRRSWLRNIVKKCNNIEVQRELFKSLGNIVHGIWGASDTAVALEQLTQDFVDQTAFMEYFKSHWVPKIEMWLSTMRSLPLASQEASGAIEAYHVKLKVKLFDDSHLGALQRVDWLVHKLTTELHSGYWLDRYADECDSFQNVKEEYIASTSWHRALQIPDSAVTLDDKNRLFAKVSSQKDSSIVHLVWNPGSEFSFCDCVWSMQGNICKHVIKVNMICESHQGYQPSMSFQSFKELLVSLSKKPMEDSISQDLSMAWTMQMLEQIRNLVEVTRANDIGTVVNNLPLQWASRRGRTGVGKPSTALTTLPSSKRSASRQKTRKRRRLSTLT from the exons ATGGATATTGTTGAATCTATACAAGATCTTCCAGTTCAGGATCCACCAGTGGAGGAGTTCTCCTCTGCTGATTTGATTTGGACCAAATTTGGCAATTCCGAGAATCATGATGATGCAGCCCTCATTCCTTATGACCGAGTAGACGAATTTATAATCGGTGAATGCTCAAATTTAGAGTGTCCAACGCGATTTCATATTGAgaggggaagaaaaagaaagaagggcAGCTTAAAGGAGTACGCTGATGATGAGTATTTGGAATATAAGCT GTATTGGTGTTCTTTTGGTCCTGAAAATTATGGGGAAGGTGGGGGTATTTTACCTAGCAGAAGATATCGACTCAACACCCGCAATCGCGCTGCTAGACCTCAATCTATGCGGGGCTGTACATGCAATTTTGTGGTGAAGCGTCTCTATGCACGTCCATCACTTGCACTACTTATCTATCATCAGAGGCGTCATGTGAACAAATCTGGTTTTGTTTGCCATGGCCCACTTGATGGAGATGCCATTGGGCCCGGAGCCAAGACAGTTCCATATATCTGTAATGAGATTCAACAACAAACAATGTCTATGATCTATCTGGGTGTTCCTGAAGAGAATATACTAGAAAAACACATTGAGGGGATTGAGCGATATTGTGCTTCAAATGCAAAAGTCAATAGCCTTGCTTCCCAGTATGTCCACAAACTTGGGATGATTATTCAAAGGTCTACCCATGAATTGGATCTTGATGATCAAGCCAGCATCCGCATGTGGGTTGAGCGCAATAAGAAATCCATATTCATTCATCAGGATACTTCAGAAACTGATCCTTTCATTCTGGGGATTCAGACTGAGTGGCAACTGCAACAATTGATACGTTTTGGCCATCGCAGTCTCATTGCAATTGATTCAACATTTGGTATAAAGAGACTTAAG TATCCTTTGTGCACACTTCTTGTCTTTGATTCTAGACAACATGCACTCCCTGTTGCATGGATCATCACACGCAGCTTTTCAAAGCCAGATGTGTCTAAATGGATGACAGCTCTACTTGGTCGAGCTCGTAGTGTTGAGCCTGGATGGAGGGCCAGTGGGTTTTTAATTGATGATGCAGCAGCTGAGACTGATCCCATCAG GGATATTTTTGGTTGTCCTGTCCTATTTTCCCTCTGGCGTGTTCGAAGATCATGGCTGAGGAATATTGTAAAGAAATGCAATAACATTGAAGTTCAACGGGAACTTTTTAAAAGTCTGGGTAATATTGTGCATGGCATTTGGGGTGCAAGTGATACAGCGGTTGCCTTAGAACAACTTACCCAGGATTTTGTTGATCAGACTGCTTTTATGGAATATTTTAAAAGTCATTGGGTGCCTAAGATTG AAATGTGGCTTTCAACAATGAGAAGTCTTCCGCTTGCAAGTCAGGAGGCATCTGGTGCTATTGAAGCATATCACGTGAAGTTGAAAGTGAAATTGTTTGATGATTCACATCTTGGAGCACTCCAAAGAGTTGATTGGTTAGTGCACAAACTGACAACTGAGCTGCACTCAGGCTACTGGCTCGACCGATATGCTGATGAATGTGATTCTTTTCAAAACGTCAAGGAAGAATATATTGCTTCTACATCTTGGCACAGGGCACTGCAAATTCCTGATTCTGCTGTTACCTTGGATGATAAAAACCGTCTCTTTGCCAAGGTTTCAAGCCAGAAAGACAGTAGCATTGTACATCTAGTGTGGAATCCCGGATCAGAATTTTCCTTTTGTGACTGTGTGTGGTCGATGCAAGGAAACATTTGCAAGCATGTCATCAAAGTCAATATGATCTGTGAAAGTCATCAAGGTTATCAACCTTCCATGTCTTTCCAGTCATTCAAAGAGTTGCTCGTCAGCCTATCAAAGAAACCAATGGAGGATTCAATTTCACAAGATCTATCAATGGCCTGGACTATGCAAATGCTCGAGCAAATACGGAACCTTGTAGAAGTGACTAGAGCCAATGATATTGGCACCGTGGTAAACAATCTGCCACTGCAATGGGCTTCCAGAAGAGGCAGAACAGGTGTTGGAAAGCCATCAACTGCTCTTACGACTCTTCCTTCTAGTAAAAGGAGTGCATCAAGGCAGAAGACCCGCAAGCGAAGAAGATTGTCAACATTAACATAG
- the LOC133709923 gene encoding uncharacterized protein LOC133709923 isoform X1 codes for MLGSRASRFGLLILKQLTGGGGGKSISRPTYATRSFSQFLQPRYDQQSGTKLFRGAIFQKHNHFSTTTASSSDQGTEQKETISVTFVDKDGDEKHIKVPIGMSMLEAAHQNDIELEGACEGSLACSTCHVILMDVEYYNKLEDPTDEENDMLDLAFGLTETSRLGCQVIASPELDGVRLAIPAATRNFAVDGYVPKPH; via the exons ATGTTGGGCTCTCGGGCTTCAAGATTTGGACTTTTGATACTGAAACAGCTtaccggaggaggaggag GCAAATCCATTAGTAGACCAACATATGCAACTCGTTCTTTCAGCCAATTCTTGCAACCTCGG TATGATCAACAGTCCGGGACCAAGTTGTTCAGGGGAGCCATCTTTCAGAAGCATAATCATTTTTCTACCACCACTGCCAGCTCTTCAGATCAAGGGACTGAGCAGAAAGAAAC GATATCTGTGACCTTTGTTGACAAGGATGGAGACGAAAAACATATAAAGGTTCCAATTGGGATGTCTATGCTAGAAGCTGCTCATCAAAATGATATAGAACTTGAAG GAGCCTGTGAAGGTTCACTTGCCTGTTCAACATGTCATGTGATTTTAATG GACGTGGAATATTACAACAAATTAGAAGACCCAACTGATGAGGAAAATGATATGTTGGACTTGGCATTTGGACTTACAGAAAC GTCTCGTCTGGGTTGCCAAGTCATTGCAAGCCCCGAACTTGATGGAGTTCGTTTAGCTATTCCTGCTGCCACCCGAAATTTTGCTGTTGATGGCTATGTACCAAAACCACACTAG
- the LOC133709923 gene encoding uncharacterized protein LOC133709923 isoform X2, with translation MLGSRASRFGLLILKQLTGGGKSISRPTYATRSFSQFLQPRYDQQSGTKLFRGAIFQKHNHFSTTTASSSDQGTEQKETISVTFVDKDGDEKHIKVPIGMSMLEAAHQNDIELEGACEGSLACSTCHVILMDVEYYNKLEDPTDEENDMLDLAFGLTETSRLGCQVIASPELDGVRLAIPAATRNFAVDGYVPKPH, from the exons ATGTTGGGCTCTCGGGCTTCAAGATTTGGACTTTTGATACTGAAACAGCTtaccggaggagg CAAATCCATTAGTAGACCAACATATGCAACTCGTTCTTTCAGCCAATTCTTGCAACCTCGG TATGATCAACAGTCCGGGACCAAGTTGTTCAGGGGAGCCATCTTTCAGAAGCATAATCATTTTTCTACCACCACTGCCAGCTCTTCAGATCAAGGGACTGAGCAGAAAGAAAC GATATCTGTGACCTTTGTTGACAAGGATGGAGACGAAAAACATATAAAGGTTCCAATTGGGATGTCTATGCTAGAAGCTGCTCATCAAAATGATATAGAACTTGAAG GAGCCTGTGAAGGTTCACTTGCCTGTTCAACATGTCATGTGATTTTAATG GACGTGGAATATTACAACAAATTAGAAGACCCAACTGATGAGGAAAATGATATGTTGGACTTGGCATTTGGACTTACAGAAAC GTCTCGTCTGGGTTGCCAAGTCATTGCAAGCCCCGAACTTGATGGAGTTCGTTTAGCTATTCCTGCTGCCACCCGAAATTTTGCTGTTGATGGCTATGTACCAAAACCACACTAG